AACAGAGTACTtgaacgatctcaaaaatcaatatccaagatcaatctagtcgtatccaaataattcaatcggaattctgccaagtgattaaacttgttatctatctttcaagatacaaattctacaagaaactagtcttGTATTCAATTACAATTAAACGTACTTATCagcttagattgaatacgtataAACCTGTGTaaatcaaattataaagataaacaatataatgcagaaaaggaaaaacacaagacaccagaaattttgttgacgaggaaaccgaaatagcaaaaaaaaaaactcgggacctcATCTAGAtggaacaccacactatattaacccgctacagacactagcctactatcagactggaatgtagttgaatccGAAACCACCCTCGAAGTGAtgcagttacagtcgcgctccttacgtctcttgaacctcgaaaAGTTCGATACACTtgtttcccttagctgacgtcatttgtagcctaagagttgcttcagctgaagcgaatacttttgataccattCTTCCTCTTACATATaggcctatttgatttccatttagatcaaagatcaaggtgtggaaatatgTTCGCAATAGCAATCtagaaaacctcacaaatccggaacttacgactctcgaagagcatcctagattcttaactACCTCTCAATAACAAtcgtctaaagatcaactatgatctgtctttagatatctatcttgaggattcacaaattctgagacgaagagaactttgtgattactatctatcttgcctgaaagatatTACAAAaatctcgataacagaaaagaaaaattagaagttcacgaactatcaagataaagatagtcagacttggcttcacgaatccccaagcgaAGTATTTTTAATCGTAGACCTAAAAGTTCAATATaggcgactctagaatcaactaggacacaaaatgtcagggattgatttttcCAATTGACAGAtatgctctatttatagttttcaaataccAAGGTtatcttagaattcaagctaagatagcttGAGAATCAAGAAAGCACGATAGGTCTTCAAACTACAATAGaagactatacacataggttcagttagtgaaccgtgtataatgactgttcagTTTGTtaagttagccaaagaactaaaatcTACTTGATTGTTCATTTAAAACACCCAAGAAATTTAATCATGATTCAAACACAACTGTTTAATAAATCAATGAAGTTTtttaagtgtttaagagagttctagcaatgttaaacatattaaaataataaaactttgAACATCTGCTAAACATTGTCAGGACAGTAGGTACAACGTTTTTCCAGGGCTTGTTCACGATTCAaggtgctacggttcgtgaaccgggttcgccaaccctactagactcCAAAACTCAGTTGACCACAGTTCGTGAACTTGGTTTGCCAACTGCTAACCAATTAATCCAACTTGTAAAATCCATTTCACCACGGTTCGCCAATCAGGTTCCTGAACTGCTCCCAACTGAacttatggtttgcgaactggttcgccaaccttcctgtatttctgaatctcagatatctatggtttgcaaactgagttcgccaaCCTACCATGAGTAGAaattcagtaagttcatatttctttCTTTTGATCTTTAAAACATTCCCAAGtaatataatcatttgcatgggaaattttcaattgatccacaaattaattcatataactaatattgttaaggacattTGATCATCTaatcgctaaatcatatttcgagatttttcacaaggcAAGGTTGActcgaaacatcttctttgttaatctattatatgtcatacgacatagtctcaatagataaaaTGATGGTATAgtaagtaaaatagaatggttcagtattcacatacctgatacagaagttctccaaatgtcttcatcgattttcagtcttcaagggtgatcttcGATACTCAACTGCAATTCTAACCTatccgaaacttgacttagtagactagaaatcaagatatagttttgatcacctaatattgacaacaatcttgagatggaaaaacttgtgggttcaaccgagcaatgatctaacaaagtGCACTTATCCTTTGAATGCTCATATGTTAGTGCAATGTCTGGTAACGAGTGTAAATTGGTTGATATGGTAGGTTTGCAATAAGGTAAGGATTCTTAACACAAATTTGTATCTTTTTTCTTGTATTAGGAATTTCATCCACGAAACTGGTAAGTGTGTAAGGGATTATATGTTGAACAACATTAGGTACTGATACCGAAGGTCTTTAGCCTTAGGTATAATCCGAGAAAAGCACAAAAGTGCAATGGCGTCTTCTGGTTTACAGATGAGTGAAATTTAACTTGGATGAATGGTCGATCGAAAATACAGGATTAGAAGAATGTGGGGTGATTTTACACAATAATATTGTGTGGTTCTTAAATGCTCCGAGCTTGGTGTAGATAATTCTATCACCGTTGATTTTTGGGGAGTTATTCATGTGTTTTGAAATGCTAAAGATCGCTACATGACTCGTATATGGTATGAATGTGATTCTAGCACTCTCTAATAAGTCTTTAGCTCTAACTTGATTTTCTTTGGTAAAAGTATCTTCGTTTCCTTAGGGGAATGTTTGTGTAAATGTATTGGCAAAATTGGGTGATTCGGAAACTACTATCTATTGGTGGTCTAATCCCTTAATATGATTTATCGTCTAAATCAACTTCGAATAAGTCGTCTTTCGCGAGAACAACACTACAAAGATATTAAGATAAACAAGCTACTCTCCTTGAACACTTAAAAAATGAATGCACGACAACTTACTGTATGGACTAAGCAAATGGATATGCCGGAACAACAAGTCCCTCTACAAACTGTCCAGTATGAGAatgtggaagaagacgaagatgatgcctcAGAAGAAAACGAAGATGAATACAGTCTTCATAACTGATTTTAATTCTTGTTTAGTTATtaagtttaattttaatgtaaATGTTTAGTTAAAATTTCATTTAATATAATTGTCTTAATTGTAATTTTAAGTGTAGTCGTTTAGTTAAAAACAAACAGCTTTACATTAAATAGCacattaataaaaataaacaacactaaattgaAAAATAACATCTATTTGCCTCTGCCTCGCCCCCGCGCATCGTCTGTTGCTCCTTTTAAATCCCAAAGGTGCTTAGTTATTAGATCTTCTCTTAGTTTTCCATAGATTTCTCGGTTTCGGATTCTGTTAGTGGAAAGTCTATATTCTCTTGAAGGACGCCCATGCTGCACCACAAGATTcagcctcaaatcttcatctggaaaactagtccaggttgggtcacgtctggtttcttcaatgatcatgttatgcagaatgatgcaagtcagcataattttttttatttcttgaagatcaaaaaGGCGTTCCGGCCTAGCTATAATGGCGAACTTCCTCTTCAGTATGCCAAAagcgcgttcaacatcctttctgcatttcatttgttgggtgttaaagtACTTCGTATCCTTCGAAGTCGCCGGTCCAAAACCTATATGACTATAAGCTTGAATCAtagttgaccattctggataCATTCCCTTTGCTATATAATAACCCTGAGCGTAGTCATAACcattgatggtgaaattacagtgcTATAAAGAGGTATAACAAAAAAATGTACTTCCTCAGTAGCGCGATCCCATGCTTAATatcttcaaacaatggtgacttataCAAAATgttgagatcgttatttgaacccAGGAGTCCAAAAAAAacatgccaaaaccaacaatcataagtagctgaagcttccaaaattacagttggttttgggtaatgacccttatattgacctgcccattcaaccggacacgcatgccacgtccactgcatgcagtcaagactacctagcacTCATGGAAACCCCTGGCGGTGTTTTTTGCAGTTATTCAATGAACATCTTCCTGCGTATgctttcttaaaaaggttggaccaaaatgctcgactattgtttcgtaaaacaatttgagatacctaaaggctATTGTTTTCCCAATACGGATATAATCATCCATGGAATCCGCTGGTACCCCGTAACATAGTATACATAGGGCCGCCGTGACCTTTTGTTCGAGACTAAAGCCTCgtacatgtcgtgcatcatactaataattaaataaagattgtatctgacaaagatcggcaataatcctttgcgtcaagttgcggCCCATGGGGAATCGTCTATGAAAATCCTTATCGGAATAGACACAATCATGAttaaataatcatgcatcatcttgtCGTGGTAATAATGTCGATCTCtccacgtccatcttctagtcaTAAATTCATATGGCTTTAAAGGCTTTGGTATGATCTTCTTTGTActtgcaacataaaatttcgcctccttctatcttgaattgcatcttcatccatttgacgcaaaaactccatatacatttcttcctcttcttcatacaacatttcatccatctccatatcttcctcagaagaaCCAAAATCAGGATTCACGGTTGAAAATCGAAAgcaattgaaattaagaaaagattgatcggatgaaaGATTTTTGTGAATTTGTGAGATCAAACTCGAGTTGTATTGATGGAGGTAGAAACTAGTCATTCCGGTGACCGTTTAAAAGTAGTCGTTCGCGGTCTTGGTTCACCCGCCAGCGGTTTTACCACGCACGCCAGCGTTTCTTCATCACACGCCAGCGGCTTCACTTCGTCCTGGCGCTTGACGATCAACCTCCCACTTCATTTCCCATAGTGCAGAATCACGTTtgtccatccacctggctcaacaaatattttgttttgtacaTTACCATAGGAATTTCCCTTATCAGCTTTATATACTTATACTTCAGCATATACTTATATATACTTTGACATATACCTGCGGAGTATTTTATTTATTAGAAAAATTTAGTAATAATCATGCTAAAGCTTGAGAGGATAATGATTACTGTATAGGGAGGAACCGGCAGATAGTATGTCTAGAGCATAATCCGTGTCGTAACGACACGACTCGatgataaataatttcatatgctTTAATTTTGATTCGTGCATTCTTACGTAGTTATTCAATAACGTGGCAATCAATTTCAGTATTTTTTTAATTGTCGTGTATTACAAtctaatttattttaatattaaaataatcaaccacgttttatactttgTAACTTATACGTTttgtatgcttcaaaaaaaaaacttatacgTTTTGTGCATCACGGAATTTGCATAGTCTATTATTACTCACTAacacccaccaccaccacaaaaccGCCTCATTTCTTTCTATACTACCACATGGTGGGGGTGCCAACGGTTGACTGGTCCTGGCCTAAAATTTTAATAACTACGTAAAAATTCTCAATTTTATTCCAACCTATATTTTAGGATTGAGTTCACCAAAGTTTTCATGTTTCTTAAAAATAAATTTAGCTCCCTCAATGTCAATTTCTGGCTTCGCCACTGCCACCACCGTCGCTGCCCACACCCTATAGGTTGTTCGACGTAATTCTAGTTTCCAATTGAGCAAACTTAGGCCACCTGATACCATTTCTTTCTCTACCAACACACAGTGggggagccaagggttgactgcCCTGCCTCTATCCCCTCCTAAAATTCTCATAACTATATAAAAATCCTCAATTTTATCCCAtaattttaggatttagtttaccAAAATTTTCatgtttcttaattttttttagcTCCCTTAATCCAATTTCTGGCTCCGCCGCTTCCATCATTATCGCCGCCCACCCCCTATAAGTTGTTGGACGTAATTCAAATTTCCAATTGAACAAACTTAAATCGTCAATTAATTTAaccattctatttttttttttgttacattCTCTTTACATTTGAACCAATTTTATTTTAACCCTGAAAACCATGATTTATACGATTCGGTATCAAAAAGATCAGAATTACCATTTGGGTGATTCAACAATCATGATCATTTTTTCCTATAAATCGATATCATCCATGCCATATTTGATATTTGCCTTTATCGAACGGGCTAAAAACAACTAATTACATATTTTAATAGTAGAATGTTACCCTTGTTATAAAGAAACAAACTAATATTGTCCAGTATTACTCACCAACAGCCACATCCACTACTTTATCCACCACCACGAGGGACGGAAGCAGGGTTTTGAGAAAGCGGTGTAAAAactcttggcaagttggataaGGATGCAAAATGAACTTAGTAGATCATTTTATGATAAAAGACCAAAAATAACTACAATTACGTTTGGATCCGTCCCAGACCAATACTAATGTTTCTGCGTCCACCGCTTTCTATGAATCGCCACCACTTTCCCACCCAGTACTTCTTCTACTACTCTATTAATGTATGTCGATATTATTTTTTTGtcaatattattttattaatggtaatatatatttattagattaattaagggaacatttataataaaaaaaaattaataggtCATTTATTATGAACAATCAATAAAACACTTACAATgcttaagtttaactccctaaaaataaatccccaaaatatttgcttttcttataaaaaaagaaTAACCTTTTAGTCTTCTCTCCGTATAAATTGAAGAGCCTTAATTCCCAATTCTTTATGAACATTAAATCTCCGAATACTATCGCATTTATTCCTCTCTATGTTATACCAAGAATGCACCACATTCGTAGATTTATCTCTTGGAGAGTAAATTTAAACCGTCCCTTGCATAGGCTAGTTTAGCCAAACTGTGATTTGTATTATTGAAACGGTATGATCTAGTAacatttgaaaagaaacaaaaagaaaaagaaaaaactgttAATGGGTGCCAGTTTTTTTAACGGGAGGATTCCCAAACCCATATAAAACAAACTGACAATGTTTTTACCTGATTTTAGCACCCTCCCCTGTAGTTAACCGGTACCCATTAGCAGCCCTGAAATAAAATCCTATGACAACTAATGAAGTCTTTGAACTAGCCAACAATAAAGAGAGGCTGTTAATGTGTCAAAGAGCAGGTTAGTTGTATAATGGCGGGAAATGAACGTGATGACGCGGAAGGAAACAGACAGAAAATGCAAATGCATAACCGTCTCTTAAAATCACCTGAGGACGTTGTGGTACCAACAAAATTTAATTCCCCCAACAAAACGATATTTCACAAACCCCATAaatctcactttctctctctctaattCCTCAGATAAAtggaaaagaaacaaaaacaaaagagtttCTCTGTCTTCTTTCAATCTCTTTAACGATTAAGTATGTGTAATCAAATCTTCTGGTAATATTTGTTAATAAAGTGGGAGATTTGGATCATATATATAGGAATTTGTCTGTATTCTTATAGATTTCTCCGTTGGTCATCTAATTGGTCGCTCCGTTGAGGTTTTAAATCGATTCTCGGTGTATGCTGAGATTGGATCAGCTCATTTTCTGCGTAAGTTTTGTTCGGGAGGAAACAAGACAAAGCGCCAAGCAATTCTTCGAAATTTAGTTTTCTAATATATAAATTCTTCTTAGGTAGCATTGTTTCAATGGGATgtgcaaattcaaagaaatcgCGATGTCAGCGCTGCAAAAATCCCTATATTCAAAGCTCCTCTGTAGCCGTTTATCAACCAGTTCGACGTAGTAAAGCCGGCAAAGGTACCGATCAACATTTTGTTGCTTTAACTTCTACAACAATTGGCTCTCTTCATTTTGACTCGCTGGATCAAAGCCATAACCATCTTAATCACAACAAATGCAAACAAGAGCACCAGGAGAGGAACACCAACAGCAGCAGTAACAACAAGAAGAATCTCATCAATAAAGATCGCAGTAGTAAGAAGGAAAACAATGGAATGCCCAAGGATGTCATCATCCAAGATAAGGTTTCGTCCGAGGTTCGTAAAATCATCCCGAAAACACCAACAAGAACGCCGCCTGGTGAACCGGAAAACATTAACACTTGGGAGTTGATGGAAGGATTAGACGAAGCCAATCTAGTACCTGACCATTGCTTTTCCTTCCATAATGTATTTAACCAAACAAATTTCTATCAGTCCAACCATAGGTTACAAGAAGCTGGTCTTGAATCCCCAAAACCCTTGTGGCTTGAGATGGCGAATAAGGAATCAAGTATACAGTCGAATTCGATCATTTCGGATTTTGATCCAGACATCATCAACACATTCAGAAAAGCACTAGAAGAACTTTCTCCAAGGACTTCGTTTAAACTCCGGACATCAGGTGCAACTTCTCCATGCAATAATACATTGTTGACGAAGGATTCCACAATCGAAACCAAGAACAAGGTACAAAGTACTAATGCAGTTGGACAAACTAAATTCCCACCATTTGGGCATGACAAGGTGGTTATCTATTTCACCAGTCTGAGAGGCGTAAGAACGACGTACGAAGATTGCTGTTACGTGAGGATGATACTGAAAGGCTCGGGATTTCGTATAGACGAGAGGGATGTTTTGATGCACAAGGAGTTTAGGGAGGAGTTGATCGAGTTACTTGGAGATGAGTGTAATGGGAAACTACCCAAAGTTTTTGTTAAGGGAATGTACCTCGGTGATGCCGAGGTGGTGAGACAGATGCACGAGGATGGGAAGCTGCAAAACATTTTAGAAGGTTGTGAGGTGGGTGAGGAAGGAGTTTGTGAAATGTGTGGTGATGTTAGATTTATTCCCTGTGAAAGTTGTTCAGGGAGTTGCAAGATCTATTGCGAGGAAGAGGATGATGATGGCGGGATTGAAATTGGAGGAAACGGAGTGTTTCAAAGGTGCCCTTACTGTAATGAAAATGGGATTGTTAGGTGCCCTGTATGCTGTCATTATTAGATAGAAAAATTGATTAGTTTTTGTAGTTACTCTGTAGATTATTGAAATTTTTATCTCAGTTTAAATAGGAATTGTTGATACAGGTAATGACATTTGAAAAACACAAAAGTTGATTTTAATCTGCTGAAGCTTTGTTTTTTACTTTTCCCTCTTTGTACTAGGAGGTTGCAAACACATCATTGGGGTTTCGAACCGACAAAGAATTAAAATAACGAATAGCTTCGAAATAGATCAATTTTGTTGATAAAACGTAAAAGCCTGCCAAAATGCCTGAAAATGGAGATACAATGTTCATTCATGAAATATATAGAAGATTTGATTATAGTATGACCAATGGAGATGCAACATTCCGTTCATGAAGTATATATAAAAGAATTGATATAGGAGGTCATACAAAGTTTATCGTAGGTTATACAATGCTCTACAATTACAAATGAAGACGCCAATAATGTAGACTCTATTGGTCCTCATCCTGACTACTTGTAGATCAACCCTCTGGGTTGATGATTATACAAAATCTTTGAGATCAAGCTCAGAACAAGGAACAAAAATACAAGCAGAGAGCCCTGACAGCTCTGAAGATCAGGTTTTCTGTATGAGCTATTTGCCAAACTAAGTGAGGGGGGAAAAATTAATTTGAATATGGCAACAGTGAATTGGGTACCAACCGGCAAGGGAGCTTCAACTAGTGTTGCCAGAGAATCATATACAGAGTTCGAGCGCAGTCGATTGCCTCATTGAGATGGATGTGGGAAGGAGGTAGAGGGGTAGTCAGCCCATATGCATACCAACTGATTTGTAGGAATTGCTTGCAAGCTTTGGAAGCCTCATAATTGCAATAGTAGCTCCAGCAAGGGCAGCAAAAGATGCCATAACAAAAGCTGGCACGTTTCCTCCTCCAAAGAGAGCATCCCATGGGCCTGCACCAAGGGACACAACCATCTGCAAGTATATTGGTAAACAAACAGCTTAGCACCTTGACAATCATTTGCCACTATTACTCAGTGATCAGCAGTTTAGATTGATAAACAGAACTCACATGATGAGTAAAGGTGGGAAAGCATAAGTCATCTAGTAAGATGTGACATAAAGACAAGCTTGTAATAGGATTCAAAACTATCAAGACAAACCAAGCATTACCTGAGGAACAACAATTGCAAGATTTAAGACCCCGATAGCTAATCCTGCAAAATAACCCCTAATTTTCAGAATCACAATTCCATTGCAACCAGTAGATAACAGAATGAGTAACAACAGGATAGAAAGTTCAAAAGAGATTGCTAACCTTGGCCACCTCCTGTATCAGCTGTCAATTCTGCAGTAACAGAAAAGG
This genomic stretch from Papaver somniferum cultivar HN1 chromosome 5, ASM357369v1, whole genome shotgun sequence harbors:
- the LOC113277431 gene encoding uncharacterized protein At3g28850-like, producing the protein MGCANSKKSRCQRCKNPYIQSSSVAVYQPVRRSKAGKGTDQHFVALTSTTIGSLHFDSLDQSHNHLNHNKCKQEHQERNTNSSSNNKKNLINKDRSSKKENNGMPKDVIIQDKVSSEVRKIIPKTPTRTPPGEPENINTWELMEGLDEANLVPDHCFSFHNVFNQTNFYQSNHRLQEAGLESPKPLWLEMANKESSIQSNSIISDFDPDIINTFRKALEELSPRTSFKLRTSGATSPCNNTLLTKDSTIETKNKVQSTNAVGQTKFPPFGHDKVVIYFTSLRGVRTTYEDCCYVRMILKGSGFRIDERDVLMHKEFREELIELLGDECNGKLPKVFVKGMYLGDAEVVRQMHEDGKLQNILEGCEVGEEGVCEMCGDVRFIPCESCSGSCKIYCEEEDDDGGIEIGGNGVFQRCPYCNENGIVRCPVCCHY